A genomic stretch from Kribbella amoyensis includes:
- a CDS encoding M48 family metallopeptidase — protein MSERPSGPATGAEPPRSRELGRRVPWLAGVLVAAALVVVIVTTTPWHLIDLPKPDPALDFTTAEIDRQQRFRAELLPWSTASWIVSLLVPLVIGFSPLGRRMYDALPLRRWYLAVPVLVAGLVLLTSVLTAPFDVMAERVTRDYGLSTESWGLWLRDRAVNWALTSLALIAIAVGLIALAKRWRTWWWVPASIAAAVLVLGVSFAYPVLVEPRFNDFTSLAPGPQRDEFLQMAREDGVPVKDVLVADASKRTTALNAYVSGFGSTRRLVIYDTLLNGASPAQVKLVVAHELGHAAEGDVLHGTAIGALGAAFAVILLRLLLGAKVADPRRTALLLALIVLGTTLAAPVQNLISRKIEARADYHSLRLTDDPRTFVEMQHALSVRNISGLDPARWRYWMFASHPTPPERIAMGRAWGDEHGDPVPPLVQR, from the coding sequence GTGTCTGAGCGGCCGTCCGGTCCCGCCACCGGGGCCGAGCCGCCGAGGTCGCGCGAGCTGGGCCGGCGCGTGCCCTGGCTGGCCGGTGTGCTGGTCGCGGCGGCGCTCGTCGTGGTGATCGTCACGACCACCCCGTGGCACCTGATCGACCTGCCCAAGCCGGATCCGGCGCTCGACTTCACCACGGCCGAGATCGACCGCCAGCAACGGTTCCGGGCCGAGTTGTTGCCCTGGTCAACGGCTTCCTGGATCGTCTCGCTGCTGGTCCCGCTGGTGATCGGGTTCAGCCCGCTCGGCCGCCGGATGTACGACGCGCTGCCGCTCCGCCGCTGGTACCTCGCCGTCCCCGTCCTGGTCGCCGGGCTCGTCCTGCTGACCAGCGTGCTGACGGCACCGTTCGACGTGATGGCCGAGCGCGTCACCCGCGACTACGGACTGTCCACCGAGAGCTGGGGGCTGTGGCTCCGCGATCGTGCCGTGAACTGGGCGTTGACCTCGCTCGCGCTGATCGCGATCGCGGTCGGCCTGATCGCCTTGGCGAAGCGCTGGCGGACGTGGTGGTGGGTGCCCGCCTCGATCGCGGCCGCGGTCCTGGTCCTCGGCGTCTCGTTCGCGTACCCGGTGCTGGTGGAGCCGCGCTTCAACGACTTCACGTCGCTCGCGCCCGGCCCGCAACGGGACGAGTTCCTGCAGATGGCGCGCGAGGACGGCGTCCCGGTGAAAGACGTGCTGGTCGCGGACGCGTCGAAGCGGACGACCGCGCTCAACGCGTACGTGTCCGGCTTCGGGTCGACCCGCCGGCTGGTCATCTACGACACGTTGCTCAACGGCGCGTCACCCGCTCAGGTCAAGCTGGTCGTGGCGCACGAGCTCGGGCATGCCGCCGAGGGGGACGTGCTGCACGGGACGGCGATCGGTGCGCTCGGCGCGGCGTTCGCGGTGATCCTGCTGCGGTTGCTGCTCGGAGCGAAGGTGGCCGATCCACGGCGTACCGCGCTGTTGCTCGCCTTGATCGTCCTGGGGACCACCTTGGCCGCCCCGGTGCAGAATCTGATCAGCCGCAAGATCGAGGCCCGCGCCGACTACCACTCGCTGCGGCTGACCGACGACCCGCGGACCTTCGTCGAGATGCAGCACGCGCTCTCGGTCCGGAACATCTCCGGCCTCGACCCGGCCCGCTGGCGGTACTGGATGTTCGCCAGCCACCCGACGCCGCCGGAGCGGATCGCGATGGGCCGCGCCTGGGGCGACGAGCACGGCGACCCCGTCCCGCCACTGGTCCAGCGATGA
- a CDS encoding glycosyltransferase family 4 protein, with the protein MTVLVVSNDFPPRQGGIETFVRSLCDQLDDLVVLTSRAQDDKQYDATLPFRVVRDRSTVLLPTPRVTRRAVQLMREHGADRVLFGAAAPLGLMGPALREAGAERIVGLTHGHETWWAKLPAARQALRRIGDAADTLTTVSSWCEEQIAPALSPAAARRIRRLTPGVDTARFHPDCGGALIRKRLGLDGRPVVACVARLVARKGQDTLIRAWPRVLAEVPAAVLLLVGGGPDRARLEKLADGHESVRFTGAVPWTEIPPYLDAADVVAMPSRTRRFGLEPEALGIATLEASATGKPVVIGDSGGTADTVLPGETGYLADPYNPVATAVRLVELLTDPAHARELGAAGREWVRSTWTWERSGALLRELLAL; encoded by the coding sequence ATGACCGTTCTCGTTGTCAGCAACGACTTTCCCCCGCGGCAAGGTGGCATCGAGACCTTCGTCCGCTCCCTGTGCGACCAACTCGACGACCTGGTCGTCCTGACCTCGCGGGCCCAAGACGACAAGCAGTACGACGCGACGCTCCCGTTCCGCGTGGTCCGGGATCGCAGCACGGTATTGCTCCCGACGCCTCGCGTGACCCGGCGGGCCGTCCAGCTGATGCGCGAGCACGGCGCCGACCGGGTACTGTTCGGGGCGGCCGCCCCGCTCGGACTGATGGGACCGGCGTTGCGCGAGGCCGGGGCGGAGCGGATCGTGGGGCTCACCCACGGCCATGAGACCTGGTGGGCCAAGCTCCCGGCGGCCCGTCAAGCCCTGCGGCGGATCGGCGACGCCGCGGACACGCTCACCACGGTCTCGTCCTGGTGCGAGGAGCAGATCGCCCCCGCGCTCTCACCGGCAGCGGCCCGGCGGATCCGGCGGCTGACCCCGGGGGTCGACACGGCCCGCTTCCACCCGGACTGCGGGGGAGCTCTGATCCGCAAGCGGCTCGGTCTCGACGGCCGGCCCGTGGTCGCGTGCGTGGCGCGGCTGGTCGCGCGGAAGGGTCAGGACACCCTGATCCGTGCCTGGCCGCGCGTGCTCGCCGAAGTCCCGGCCGCGGTGCTGCTCCTGGTCGGCGGTGGACCGGACCGGGCCCGCCTGGAGAAGCTTGCCGACGGCCACGAATCTGTCCGGTTCACCGGCGCGGTGCCGTGGACCGAGATCCCGCCGTACCTCGACGCCGCCGATGTGGTCGCAATGCCCAGCAGGACAAGGCGATTCGGCCTCGAGCCGGAGGCCCTCGGGATCGCCACCCTGGAGGCGTCCGCCACCGGCAAGCCCGTCGTCATCGGTGACTCCGGCGGTACCGCGGACACCGTGCTGCCAGGCGAGACCGGGTACTTGGCCGACCCGTACAACCCGGTCGCGACGGCGGTCCGCCTGGTCGAGTTGCTCACCGATCCGGCGCACGCCCGCGAGCTCGGCGCGGCCGGCCGGGAGTGGGTCCGGAGCACCTGGACCTGGGAGCGTTCCGGCGCCCTGCTCCGCGAGCTGCTCGCGCTCTGA
- a CDS encoding alanine--tRNA ligase-related protein, with protein sequence MDLSKTFIDFFHQRGHVPTTGSSLIPRPGDPVLFTTSGMHPLTPYLEGEPHPLGPRLVGIQRCLRTTDLDEVGDSTHLTVFEMLGSWSLGDYGTEQTLRWGYELLTEGFGIDPGQLYVTVFGGDDQVELDQESLRTWQSLGVPIELTTDDNWWSNGPTGPCGPDSEIFLWTGDGSPEGTPTTDDRWVEVWNHVMMRYRRLGDGSLEPLERRNIDTGLGLERLTMLLEGKDSVYDTSLFEPWRRTIPRLWKLDETDERIVIDHLRSSIVVVGDGVHPSNTGRGYVLRRLIRRVLTILWRTDESRSLSELPLELFEHTLEHFHQGELVTLVRRILIDEEIRFTNLLERGRKVLSHDRFDKTLDDSDFEYLHETHGLPRDLVVSLLEPAI encoded by the coding sequence ATGGACCTCAGCAAGACCTTCATCGACTTCTTCCACCAGCGCGGCCACGTCCCGACCACCGGGTCCTCGCTCATCCCGCGGCCGGGCGATCCGGTGCTGTTCACGACCTCGGGCATGCATCCGCTCACGCCCTACCTGGAGGGTGAGCCACATCCGCTCGGCCCGAGACTGGTGGGGATCCAGCGATGTCTGCGCACCACCGACCTGGACGAAGTGGGCGACTCCACCCACCTGACCGTGTTCGAGATGCTCGGCTCCTGGTCGCTCGGTGACTACGGCACCGAGCAGACGCTGCGCTGGGGGTACGAGCTGCTCACCGAGGGATTCGGGATCGACCCGGGCCAGCTGTACGTGACCGTGTTCGGCGGTGACGACCAGGTGGAGCTGGATCAGGAGTCGCTGCGGACGTGGCAGTCGCTCGGGGTCCCGATCGAGCTGACCACGGACGACAACTGGTGGTCCAACGGCCCGACCGGACCGTGTGGCCCGGACTCGGAGATCTTCCTGTGGACCGGCGACGGCTCACCCGAGGGGACGCCGACCACCGACGACCGCTGGGTCGAGGTGTGGAACCACGTGATGATGCGGTACCGCCGGCTCGGCGACGGTTCGCTGGAACCGCTGGAGCGCCGCAACATCGACACCGGGCTCGGCCTGGAGCGGCTGACGATGCTGCTCGAAGGCAAGGACTCGGTCTACGACACCAGCTTGTTCGAGCCGTGGCGGCGGACGATCCCGCGGCTGTGGAAGCTGGACGAGACCGACGAGCGGATCGTGATCGACCACCTGCGGTCCAGCATCGTCGTGGTCGGCGACGGCGTGCACCCGTCGAACACCGGCCGCGGGTACGTGCTGCGCCGGCTGATCCGCCGGGTGCTGACGATCCTTTGGCGGACCGACGAGTCGCGCAGCCTGTCGGAGTTGCCGCTGGAGCTGTTCGAGCACACCCTGGAGCACTTCCACCAGGGCGAGCTGGTCACGCTGGTCCGGCGGATCCTGATCGACGAGGAGATCCGGTTCACCAACCTGCTGGAGCGCGGCCGCAAGGTGCTCAGCCACGACCGGTTCGACAAGACCCTCGACGACAGCGACTTCGAGTACCTGCACGAGACCCACGGCCTGCCCCGCGATCTCGTCGTCTCCCTGCTCGAACCGGCGATCTAG
- a CDS encoding carboxylesterase/lipase family protein, whose protein sequence is MESIVTVPGGQVRGATDHGVARYLGIPYAAAAAGPAAFEPPRPVVAWDGVRDATVLGPTAPQPPYEPPFDGLLANPLLPGDEFLNLNVWTPGGSGLPVLVFFHGGAFRNGSNAIPAYDGAAFARDGVVLVGVNYRLGVQGFGVVEDAPSNRGLLDQVAALEWVRDTIATFGGDPDQVTICGQSAGAMSVATLMAVPAARGLFRRAIVQSGKADATASESDAALVTAELAKRLGVPATVAGLGSVRVEDLIAAQRQVALELRQAPDPQRWGATTISAGGGIMPFFPVIDGDLLHEQPLAAIAAGASSGLELLAGTTREEFNFFMVPTGQAAAITAEALPLLLARLGLDPAVAATYAPGRTPGEIVMAITGEYFFTQPTIQLAEAQRAAGGTAYLYQFTWPSPLEGMGACHSLELPFVFDNLATATSPLYGTEPPQELADRIHAAWVAFATTGDPGWSPYEATAREVQVFGQTLP, encoded by the coding sequence ATGGAATCGATCGTCACTGTGCCGGGCGGCCAGGTCCGCGGAGCCACCGACCACGGAGTCGCCCGGTACCTCGGCATCCCGTACGCCGCGGCCGCGGCCGGCCCCGCCGCCTTCGAACCACCCCGCCCGGTGGTGGCGTGGGACGGCGTGCGCGACGCAACGGTTCTCGGTCCGACGGCACCGCAACCACCGTACGAGCCGCCGTTCGACGGGCTGCTGGCGAACCCGTTGCTCCCTGGTGACGAGTTCCTCAACCTGAACGTCTGGACTCCCGGTGGTTCCGGGCTGCCGGTGCTCGTCTTCTTCCACGGTGGCGCGTTCCGGAACGGCTCCAACGCGATCCCGGCGTACGACGGAGCCGCCTTCGCCCGGGACGGCGTGGTGCTGGTCGGCGTGAACTACCGGCTCGGGGTGCAGGGCTTCGGCGTGGTCGAGGACGCGCCGAGCAACCGTGGCCTGCTCGACCAGGTGGCCGCGCTGGAATGGGTGCGGGACACCATCGCGACGTTCGGCGGCGACCCTGACCAGGTGACGATCTGCGGGCAGTCCGCCGGGGCGATGAGCGTGGCCACGCTGATGGCCGTCCCGGCCGCGCGAGGGCTGTTCCGACGCGCGATCGTGCAGAGCGGCAAGGCCGATGCGACCGCGAGCGAGAGCGACGCCGCCCTGGTCACCGCCGAACTGGCCAAGCGCCTCGGCGTACCGGCCACGGTGGCGGGACTCGGATCGGTCCGGGTCGAGGACCTGATCGCGGCTCAGCGTCAGGTCGCACTCGAACTGCGGCAGGCACCCGACCCGCAGCGGTGGGGAGCGACCACGATCAGCGCGGGCGGCGGGATCATGCCGTTCTTCCCGGTGATCGACGGGGACCTCCTGCATGAGCAGCCGTTGGCCGCGATCGCCGCCGGTGCGTCGTCCGGACTCGAGTTGCTGGCCGGGACGACGCGGGAGGAGTTCAACTTCTTCATGGTGCCGACGGGTCAGGCCGCCGCGATCACCGCCGAGGCGCTGCCGCTGTTGCTCGCCCGGCTCGGCCTCGATCCCGCGGTCGCCGCGACCTACGCTCCCGGCCGGACCCCGGGCGAGATCGTGATGGCGATCACCGGCGAGTACTTCTTCACCCAGCCCACGATCCAGCTGGCCGAGGCCCAACGCGCGGCCGGCGGGACGGCGTACCTCTACCAGTTCACGTGGCCGTCACCGCTGGAGGGTATGGGCGCGTGCCACTCGCTGGAGCTGCCGTTCGTGTTCGACAACCTCGCGACGGCGACCTCCCCGCTCTACGGGACCGAGCCGCCGCAGGAGCTGGCCGATCGGATACACGCCGCCTGGGTGGCGTTCGCGACCACCGGGGACCCGGGCTGGTCACCGTACGAGGCGACCGCCCGGGAAGTCCAGGTGTTCGGCCAGACCCTTCCCTAG
- a CDS encoding EamA family transporter, which yields MQDAARRKSIGLGFAVFSAITFGGSGPFAKALIGAGMSPQQAAWLRILGAAALLVPLALILRGSAGIRAARASWPQLVLYGLTGIAGCQTLFFIAASRLPVGIAILLEFSGPVLVVGWLKFGRKVAVPRSAALGVGIALAGLAVVVEIWSGLQLDLIGLLAGLGAAACQATYFLLIDKLTGVADPLVMTAAGSIVGALLLTAIAAPWGIPWHALTDTIAIGQRSAPGWVLAAWLIVMSTVIAYLAGAAAVQRLSAAIGGAVAYVEVVAASLFALVLLNETLRTNQIIGGAIVLLGAFVAQSSVGKVAPPEIPPAEEFDADDEAALLGDAGKTGRTDLDPAGL from the coding sequence ATGCAGGACGCGGCTCGCAGGAAGTCGATCGGGCTGGGGTTCGCCGTGTTCTCGGCGATCACGTTCGGTGGGTCGGGGCCGTTCGCGAAGGCCCTGATCGGGGCCGGGATGTCGCCGCAACAGGCCGCCTGGCTGCGCATCCTGGGCGCCGCCGCCTTGCTCGTCCCGCTCGCCCTGATCCTCCGCGGCAGTGCCGGGATCCGCGCTGCCCGGGCGTCCTGGCCGCAGCTCGTGCTGTACGGCCTGACCGGGATCGCCGGTTGCCAGACGCTGTTCTTCATCGCGGCCAGCCGGCTGCCGGTCGGGATCGCGATCCTGCTCGAGTTCTCCGGCCCGGTGCTGGTGGTCGGCTGGCTGAAGTTCGGCCGCAAGGTCGCCGTCCCGCGCTCGGCGGCGCTCGGCGTCGGAATCGCGCTGGCCGGGCTGGCCGTGGTGGTCGAGATCTGGTCCGGGTTGCAGCTCGACCTGATCGGCCTGCTCGCCGGACTCGGCGCGGCCGCCTGCCAGGCGACGTACTTCCTGCTGATCGACAAGCTCACCGGGGTCGCCGATCCGCTGGTGATGACAGCGGCCGGCAGCATCGTCGGCGCGCTCCTGCTGACCGCGATCGCGGCGCCGTGGGGGATCCCGTGGCACGCGCTGACCGACACGATCGCGATCGGTCAGCGGTCCGCGCCCGGCTGGGTACTCGCCGCCTGGCTGATCGTGATGAGCACGGTGATCGCGTACCTGGCCGGCGCGGCCGCGGTACAACGGCTGTCCGCGGCGATCGGCGGCGCGGTGGCGTACGTCGAGGTGGTGGCGGCGAGCCTGTTCGCGCTCGTGCTGCTGAACGAGACGTTGCGGACGAACCAGATCATCGGCGGCGCGATCGTGCTGCTCGGCGCGTTCGTCGCGCAGTCCTCGGTCGGCAAGGTCGCGCCCCCAGAGATCCCACCGGCAGAGGAGTTCGACGCCGACGACGAGGCCGCGCTGCTCGGCGATGCGGGCAAGACCGGGCGGACCGATCTGGACCCCGCCGGCCTCTGA
- a CDS encoding DUF5937 family protein, with the protein MTVLRFSQADTLRCRFGLSPLWETMSAVRVLHSRRHRPLYAGWVAAKAETAAKLDLGMLKAVQPRTGFTPDFLTPPPKASRARFGTELARVRATPLDLVRSELIRSRDELGNPGGPQIDRMLADLAGTRERFADQLETAWTALVEPDWPMLSRVLEDDIAYRGQQLTTGGLARLFDDLHPTLSWQGDQLVAAKYREPDHELTGQGLLLVPGVFAWPHLVAVVGPSYQTTLVYPARGAARLWSDAPAPPDPLARLLGRTRATLLVALDPPATTSALAAQYGLALGTVAEHLAALTGAGLAARRRTGHQVHYRRTEVGQAVVDASVG; encoded by the coding sequence ATGACCGTGCTGCGGTTCAGCCAGGCCGATACACTGCGCTGCCGGTTCGGCCTGTCCCCGTTGTGGGAGACGATGTCGGCGGTCCGGGTCCTGCACAGCCGCCGGCACCGGCCGCTGTACGCCGGATGGGTGGCCGCGAAGGCGGAGACGGCGGCCAAGCTCGACCTGGGCATGCTGAAGGCGGTCCAGCCACGGACCGGGTTCACGCCCGACTTCCTGACGCCGCCACCGAAGGCGAGCCGGGCCAGATTCGGGACGGAGCTCGCCCGGGTCCGCGCGACCCCGCTCGACCTGGTCCGGTCCGAGCTGATCCGGTCACGGGACGAGCTCGGCAATCCCGGCGGCCCGCAAATCGACCGGATGCTGGCCGATCTCGCCGGGACCCGGGAGCGGTTCGCCGACCAGCTCGAGACCGCGTGGACGGCGTTGGTGGAACCGGACTGGCCGATGCTCAGCCGGGTGCTCGAGGACGACATCGCGTACCGCGGACAGCAGCTGACCACGGGCGGACTGGCCCGGCTGTTCGACGATCTCCACCCGACGCTGTCCTGGCAGGGCGATCAGCTGGTCGCCGCCAAGTACCGCGAGCCCGACCACGAGCTGACCGGACAAGGGCTGCTGCTGGTACCAGGCGTGTTCGCGTGGCCGCATCTCGTCGCCGTGGTCGGACCCAGCTACCAAACGACCCTGGTGTACCCGGCACGGGGTGCGGCCCGGCTGTGGTCGGACGCGCCGGCTCCCCCGGATCCGCTGGCCCGGTTACTCGGCCGGACGAGGGCGACACTGTTGGTCGCGTTGGACCCGCCGGCGACGACGAGCGCGCTCGCGGCCCAGTACGGGCTGGCCCTCGGGACGGTGGCCGAGCACCTGGCGGCGTTGACCGGGGCGGGGCTCGCGGCGCGGCGACGGACCGGTCACCAGGTGCACTACCGGCGGACCGAGGTCGGGCAGGCTGTGGTCGACGCGTCGGTCGGCTGA
- a CDS encoding MFS transporter — MTTTLPANGYRTVLRIAGMPAVFGAHAVSMLGTVAAQVALSILVFERTASPLLSALVLVCSFLPYAFGGTALSSLSDRFPARRVLVGCDLVSAAAITLMLIPGLPVAALLGLLLLTGVVAPIFAGARAASLAHLLPADLFPIGRSLLRAISQLTVLTGFAVGAVAVAAIGPTWLLALDVVTFVASAALIGFGTPFTPAVPSDRGTVQDSLAGLRYLFGRRRLRNLILLTWVAPAFSSVPDGLAVAYTAEAGAAATAAGALFTGYAAGTVLGELVVARLSPETRRRLVLPLVLASQVPAIAFLATPSVPVAAVLLAIAGSGFAFNQGIDPLILGATDPAYRGRLFTVQTSGLMAIQGVSIALAGVVGTLIRPGLTIAIAGVLGTCVTLWLARRALTTP, encoded by the coding sequence ATGACGACAACCCTGCCGGCGAACGGCTATCGCACGGTGCTCCGCATCGCCGGGATGCCGGCCGTCTTCGGCGCGCACGCGGTCTCGATGCTCGGTACCGTCGCGGCCCAGGTGGCGCTGTCCATCCTGGTGTTCGAGCGGACCGCGTCGCCGTTGCTCTCGGCCCTGGTCCTGGTCTGCTCGTTCCTGCCGTACGCGTTCGGTGGGACCGCGCTCTCGTCGCTGTCGGACCGGTTCCCGGCGCGGCGCGTGCTGGTCGGGTGCGATCTGGTCAGCGCGGCCGCGATCACGCTGATGCTGATCCCCGGACTGCCGGTGGCCGCGTTGCTCGGGCTGCTCCTGCTTACCGGGGTGGTCGCGCCGATCTTCGCCGGGGCCCGGGCCGCCAGCCTCGCGCACCTGTTGCCGGCCGACCTCTTCCCGATCGGCAGGTCGTTGCTCCGGGCAATCAGTCAGCTGACCGTGCTGACCGGGTTCGCCGTCGGCGCGGTCGCGGTCGCCGCGATCGGCCCGACCTGGTTGCTCGCGCTCGACGTGGTGACGTTCGTGGCCTCGGCCGCGCTGATCGGATTCGGGACGCCTTTCACCCCCGCGGTCCCCTCCGACCGCGGCACGGTGCAGGACTCGCTCGCTGGTCTGCGGTACCTCTTCGGCCGACGGCGGTTGCGCAATCTCATCCTGCTCACCTGGGTCGCACCGGCGTTCTCCTCGGTCCCGGACGGCCTCGCGGTCGCGTACACCGCCGAAGCCGGGGCCGCCGCGACCGCAGCCGGTGCGCTCTTCACCGGGTACGCCGCGGGGACCGTCCTCGGCGAGCTCGTCGTCGCCCGGTTGTCACCCGAGACCCGGCGCCGCCTGGTGCTGCCGCTGGTCCTCGCGAGCCAGGTCCCCGCGATCGCGTTCCTGGCCACGCCGTCGGTCCCGGTCGCGGCGGTGTTGCTGGCGATCGCGGGCAGCGGGTTCGCGTTCAACCAGGGCATCGACCCGCTCATCCTCGGCGCCACCGATCCGGCGTACCGGGGGCGGTTGTTCACCGTGCAGACCAGCGGGCTGATGGCGATCCAGGGGGTGAGCATCGCGCTCGCCGGAGTGGTGGGAACGCTGATCCGGCCGGGGCTGACGATCGCGATCGCGGGCGTGCTCGGGACCTGCGTGACGCTCTGGCTGGCCCGGCGCGCGCTGACCACGCCTTGA
- a CDS encoding helix-turn-helix domain-containing protein, with amino-acid sequence MPEPEIRELRYFQAVAEDLNITRAAERLGIAQPPLSRAMRQLERRVGVDLFDRSSARLALTEAGETLAAEAVAVLAALDAAVRKTQDAAVRRSSEPPAEPLPADPAGQDPR; translated from the coding sequence GTGCCGGAACCCGAGATCCGCGAGCTGCGCTACTTCCAGGCAGTCGCCGAGGACCTGAACATCACCCGGGCGGCGGAACGGCTCGGCATCGCCCAACCCCCGCTGTCCCGCGCGATGCGCCAGCTCGAACGACGCGTCGGCGTGGACCTCTTCGACCGGTCCTCGGCCCGGCTGGCCCTGACCGAGGCGGGGGAGACGCTGGCCGCGGAGGCGGTCGCCGTCCTGGCGGCCCTCGACGCCGCCGTCCGCAAGACCCAGGACGCCGCGGTCAGGCGCTCGAGCGAACCACCAGCGGAGCCACTACCAGCTGACCCGGCTGGTCAGGATCCCCGCTGA
- a CDS encoding LacI family DNA-binding transcriptional regulator, protein MTQRRTTVADVARKAGVSAMTVSNVLNAPHRVSDQTVQVVRAAIDELGYMPNHAARALSSGRSQVIGLPLYQEDDTFSDQNPGLGGFLHGLLGGLVKAAAVSGYGVHVTTPTEGATEIALYEKLIAARQVDAIVVLETMPHDPRIEFLSQRGFPFVAFGRTGPGQRQCWVDVDNAASMAGIGEHLRSTGRERAAYLATDTSLPWVHQRQEGFLQAFPAPRSMESFGDLTAVAGHVEALFDAADHPDVVVADNDAFAVIAMRALQRRGVKVGQDVAVTGFNDFPFASMLDTPLTTARIPLRDIASCLFDRALREISGDPDQPGQLVVAPLVVRSSA, encoded by the coding sequence GTGACGCAACGGCGGACGACCGTGGCCGACGTGGCCCGGAAGGCGGGCGTGTCCGCGATGACGGTGTCGAACGTGCTGAACGCGCCGCACCGGGTGAGCGACCAGACCGTCCAGGTGGTCCGGGCCGCGATCGACGAGCTCGGCTACATGCCGAACCACGCGGCCCGGGCGCTGTCGTCCGGACGTAGCCAGGTGATCGGCCTGCCGCTGTACCAGGAGGACGACACCTTCAGCGACCAGAACCCGGGCCTCGGCGGCTTCCTGCACGGGCTGCTCGGTGGACTGGTCAAGGCGGCGGCCGTGTCCGGGTACGGCGTGCACGTGACCACGCCGACCGAGGGCGCGACCGAGATCGCCCTGTACGAGAAGCTGATCGCGGCCCGGCAGGTGGACGCGATCGTGGTACTGGAGACGATGCCGCACGACCCGCGGATCGAGTTCCTCAGCCAGCGCGGGTTCCCGTTCGTCGCCTTCGGCCGGACCGGTCCCGGGCAACGGCAGTGCTGGGTGGACGTCGACAACGCGGCGTCCATGGCCGGGATCGGCGAGCACCTGCGGTCGACCGGCCGGGAGCGCGCTGCGTACCTGGCTACGGACACCTCACTGCCGTGGGTGCATCAGCGGCAGGAGGGTTTCCTGCAGGCGTTCCCGGCGCCGCGGTCGATGGAGTCGTTCGGCGATCTCACGGCCGTGGCCGGGCACGTGGAGGCCTTGTTCGACGCCGCCGATCACCCGGACGTGGTCGTCGCGGACAACGACGCGTTCGCCGTGATCGCGATGCGGGCGCTCCAGCGGCGCGGTGTCAAGGTGGGCCAGGACGTCGCGGTGACCGGGTTCAACGACTTCCCGTTCGCGAGCATGCTGGACACTCCGCTGACCACGGCCCGGATTCCCCTGCGGGACATCGCGTCCTGCTTGTTCGACCGGGCGCTGCGGGAGATCAGCGGGGATCCTGACCAGCCGGGTCAGCTGGTAGTGGCTCCGCTGGTGGTTCGCTCGAGCGCCTGA